Proteins encoded in a region of the Flavobacterium sp. MDT1-60 genome:
- a CDS encoding Bax inhibitor-1/YccA family protein gives MNFNSKNPFLSDKRFSSNAVSKAEEVHEAKIIDYNQEMTLSGTINKTAILFLILTAAAMVTWWMAFNGMNPIVPAFGGAIIGLILVVIASFKQHLSPYLAPGYALFEGLFIGGISAIFEIKYPGIVVNAVSATLVTFLVCLGLYKFKIVKVTEQFKSVVIASTLAIATYYLISWLASLIFNFTPVHYGNGMMSIGISVFVIIIAALNLFLDFDQIEKGVQQRMPKFMEWFGAMGLMITLVWLYVEFLRLLSKLSSKD, from the coding sequence ATGAACTTCAATTCAAAAAATCCATTTTTAAGCGACAAGCGTTTTTCATCAAATGCTGTTTCAAAAGCTGAAGAAGTGCACGAAGCAAAGATTATTGATTACAATCAGGAAATGACTTTGTCAGGTACTATCAATAAGACAGCTATTTTATTTTTAATTTTAACGGCTGCTGCTATGGTAACATGGTGGATGGCATTTAACGGAATGAATCCTATTGTGCCTGCTTTTGGAGGTGCTATTATTGGTTTAATTCTGGTTGTTATAGCTTCTTTCAAACAGCATCTTTCTCCTTATTTAGCTCCAGGTTATGCCTTGTTTGAAGGTTTATTTATTGGTGGAATCTCTGCTATTTTTGAAATTAAATATCCAGGTATTGTTGTCAATGCTGTTAGTGCAACTCTAGTAACCTTCTTAGTTTGCCTGGGTTTATATAAATTTAAAATTGTAAAAGTTACAGAGCAATTCAAGTCTGTAGTTATTGCTTCTACACTAGCAATTGCAACATACTATTTGATTTCATGGCTTGCTTCTCTAATTTTCAATTTCACACCGGTACATTATGGAAACGGTATGATGAGTATTGGAATTAGCGTTTTTGTAATCATTATTGCAGCTTTAAATCTTTTCTTAGATTTCGATCAAATCGAAAAAGGAGTTCAACAAAGAATGCCAAAATTCATGGAATGGTTTGGCGCTATGGGATTAATGATCACACTAGTTTGGTTATACGTTGAATTTTTAAGATTACTATCTAAATTATCAAGTAAAGACTAA